In a genomic window of Candidatus Cloacimonas sp.:
- a CDS encoding T9SS type A sorting domain-containing protein encodes MKRIAFILIITTLISLSFAIQVSGNQSGIWSPVNNPYEVIGAITVPASDSLIIQAGVEIHLLGSYQITVEGILNAYGTEVDSIRILNMQANPTTLWPGLRFEDLQHTSHLNYVYLEYATYGVRTINSPIAISHCHINLCEKGMEFYGIGSAVPLPNVVEYCLIENCTQNAILVTSNSNAYIRYNEIRYNGTGAQFRAAIQMGNQSGVNQCNPNILYNHIHHNYKQGISAWDIASSGSINPQILHNIIEYNYTGIYLLQASGYVADNQINYNFIPGDMNSGAGVMVSGVTSVPYFERNHIEGNYTGFYITNNGKPVLGDLTLNHIWAQGENTIINNIDVNNHNNSVYCDAYPNANFIIMAENNNWGFATEAEIAQTINDHNDNAALPTVDFEPFIIPLQNTTITGSYIYTGTAQIASARLELITFVDRYIYVTIPLSQLSYSFETDINTVFYAQVVLTEAGTGKELYGCAGGYLNPTVFSPHSGYIVNIGIIEVTDSPLARYEYVGEPMQENSVTEYPILTGKGLYGYDKLDWVYAEGDYLYLRRNFWRTPTGEVVTELPWGIVYRKYLHINAGDSWQETEVGYPGNIIVTTEVQVNNCVTEYGAPPYLLFTRKDFAGNVVDKRMKGLEETLFHYQNHYTIATDNIIHIPDNNDPLTEGNVTFFIPEPLNEIPSFLAFNPDIDIHIHIQLFWQAPAQGNYSWTHYRIYENGVFLDEMPFSHSDYIVTNFNPQITTYFYVTATDGINESEPSNYVTVIYVGNEDPIQKPVSVAVYPNPVSFISGSVLKVEVKNAENSSSIVEVYNLKGQLVLRKKLQEEKTFLWNGIDNKGKRSSSGIYFLKIKVKGEKPVTRKIVVL; translated from the coding sequence ATGAAACGCATAGCTTTTATTCTTATTATTACAACCCTAATTTCCTTAAGCTTTGCCATTCAAGTGAGTGGAAACCAAAGTGGAATTTGGTCTCCTGTAAACAATCCTTACGAAGTAATTGGAGCAATAACTGTTCCTGCATCCGATTCTTTAATTATTCAGGCAGGGGTAGAAATTCACCTTTTGGGCTCCTATCAAATTACCGTGGAGGGAATATTAAATGCCTATGGAACAGAGGTAGATAGTATCCGAATTTTAAATATGCAGGCAAATCCGACTACTCTCTGGCCTGGTTTGCGTTTTGAGGATTTACAGCATACCAGTCATTTGAATTATGTTTATCTTGAGTATGCCACTTATGGAGTGCGCACTATCAATTCCCCTATCGCTATCTCTCACTGTCATATAAACTTATGTGAAAAAGGAATGGAGTTTTATGGCATCGGGTCGGCAGTTCCTTTGCCTAATGTAGTGGAGTATTGTTTAATTGAAAACTGCACCCAAAATGCGATTCTTGTCACTTCCAATAGCAATGCCTATATCAGATACAATGAAATCCGTTATAATGGAACGGGAGCTCAATTTCGGGCAGCTATTCAAATGGGCAATCAATCAGGCGTAAATCAGTGCAATCCCAATATCTTATATAATCATATTCATCACAACTACAAGCAGGGAATTTCGGCTTGGGATATTGCTTCTTCGGGTTCTATCAATCCGCAAATTTTGCATAATATCATTGAGTATAACTACACCGGAATCTATCTTTTGCAGGCATCAGGTTATGTAGCTGATAATCAAATTAACTACAATTTTATTCCTGGAGATATGAATTCCGGAGCAGGAGTAATGGTTTCGGGAGTAACTTCCGTGCCCTATTTTGAACGCAATCATATTGAGGGTAATTATACCGGTTTTTACATTACTAATAATGGCAAACCTGTTTTGGGAGATCTAACTTTAAATCATATTTGGGCTCAGGGCGAAAATACCATTATCAACAATATTGATGTTAACAATCACAATAATTCCGTTTATTGCGATGCTTATCCTAATGCCAATTTTATTATTATGGCAGAAAATAACAATTGGGGGTTTGCTACGGAAGCAGAAATTGCCCAAACCATCAATGACCACAATGATAATGCAGCTTTGCCGACTGTGGATTTTGAACCTTTTATTATTCCTCTGCAAAATACAACTATCACAGGCAGTTATATTTATACTGGAACAGCACAAATTGCTTCAGCACGCTTGGAACTGATCACTTTTGTTGATAGGTATATCTATGTTACAATTCCTCTTTCGCAACTTTCTTATTCCTTTGAAACGGATATCAATACCGTTTTTTATGCCCAGGTTGTTCTAACCGAAGCAGGGACAGGAAAAGAACTCTATGGTTGTGCCGGTGGTTATCTTAATCCTACTGTTTTTTCACCTCATTCTGGATATATAGTAAATATCGGTATAATTGAAGTTACAGATAGTCCTCTGGCTCGTTATGAATATGTAGGGGAGCCAATGCAGGAGAATAGTGTAACAGAATATCCTATATTAACAGGCAAGGGTTTATATGGCTATGATAAATTGGACTGGGTTTATGCTGAAGGTGATTATCTATATCTGAGAAGAAACTTTTGGCGAACTCCCACAGGGGAAGTGGTTACAGAACTGCCTTGGGGAATTGTTTATAGAAAATATCTGCATATCAATGCTGGGGACAGCTGGCAAGAGACCGAAGTGGGCTATCCGGGAAATATTATTGTAACTACCGAAGTGCAAGTTAATAATTGTGTTACGGAATATGGTGCACCTCCTTATTTACTTTTTACCCGGAAGGACTTCGCAGGAAATGTTGTTGATAAACGGATGAAAGGGCTGGAAGAAACGCTTTTTCACTACCAAAATCATTATACCATAGCCACGGACAACATAATTCATATACCGGATAATAATGACCCTCTAACAGAAGGTAATGTTACTTTCTTTATACCTGAGCCGCTAAATGAAATTCCTTCTTTTCTTGCCTTTAACCCCGATATTGATATTCATATTCATATTCAACTATTTTGGCAGGCACCGGCACAGGGAAATTACAGCTGGACTCACTATCGGATATATGAAAACGGGGTCTTTTTAGATGAAATGCCTTTTTCCCATAGCGATTATATCGTTACTAACTTTAATCCTCAAATTACTACATACTTTTATGTAACTGCTACAGATGGAATAAATGAATCGGAACCAAGTAACTATGTTACCGTAATTTATGTAGGGAATGAAGACCCTATTCAGAAACCTGTAAGCGTAGCTGTATATCCTAATCCGGTTAGTTTTATATCGGGCTCGGTTCTAAAAGTGGAAGTTAAAAATGCGGAAAATAGCTCTTCTATAGTGGAAGTTTATAACCTGAAAGGGCAATTGGTTTTAAGAAAAAAGCTGCAGGAAGAAAAGACATTTCTCTGGAACGGGATAGATAACAAAGGTAAACGCAGTTCTTCAGGCATCTATTTCCTGAAGATTAAGGTTAAAGGAGAAAAACCCGTTACGCGCAAAATTGTTGTTCTATAG
- a CDS encoding 4Fe-4S binding protein — MAVKVDKETCIGCGACVDVCPVTALKMVNDKAECDGSLCIDCGACIATCPVQAISE; from the coding sequence ATGGCTGTCAAAGTAGATAAAGAAACCTGCATCGGATGCGGTGCCTGCGTTGATGTTTGTCCGGTTACTGCTTTAAAAATGGTAAATGATAAAGCAGAGTGTGACGGTTCTCTTTGCATTGATTGCGGTGCTTGCATTGCAACCTGTCCGGTTCAGGCAATTTCCGAATAA
- a CDS encoding Fic family protein: MNFMLSKLPPVVDLETKRILRKAASAHRYLAELKGVSATIPNQAILINTLALQEAKDSSAIENIITTYDDLYREDIFPEHTLSAAAKEVSRYVTALKKGHSLVKENGLLTSNHIIEIQAELESHRSGFRKLPGTELRNEQTGEIVYTPPQNPQEIIDLMSNLEKYLNEDSTIDIDPLIKMAVIHYQFESIHPFYDGNGRTGRIINVLYPVLKDLSDIPILYLSRYIVKNKGAYYNLLQKVREESAWEEWILFMLTAVEETSQQTILMVKAISKALQDYKHFIRAHHKFYSQDLINNLFFHPYTKIEFMMRDLGVSRHTATKYLDALCEDKLLKKQKIIRSNYYINTALYGILTREM, translated from the coding sequence ATGAACTTTATGCTGAGTAAACTACCACCCGTTGTTGATTTAGAGACAAAGAGGATACTGCGTAAAGCCGCTTCTGCTCATAGATATCTGGCTGAACTGAAGGGGGTTTCTGCAACTATACCCAATCAAGCAATCCTTATTAATACTCTTGCTCTTCAGGAAGCTAAAGACAGTTCCGCAATTGAAAATATAATCACCACTTATGACGATTTGTATAGAGAGGATATCTTTCCAGAGCACACTTTAAGTGCAGCAGCGAAAGAAGTAAGCCGTTATGTAACCGCCCTAAAGAAAGGTCACTCCTTAGTTAAAGAAAATGGATTGCTCACATCTAATCACATAATTGAAATTCAAGCAGAACTGGAATCTCATCGTTCCGGATTCCGAAAACTACCCGGTACGGAGCTTAGGAACGAGCAGACCGGTGAGATTGTATATACTCCTCCTCAAAATCCTCAAGAGATTATTGACCTGATGTCTAACCTGGAAAAGTATCTCAATGAAGACAGCACAATTGATATTGACCCCTTGATAAAAATGGCTGTAATTCACTATCAGTTTGAGAGTATTCATCCTTTCTACGATGGCAACGGCCGCACAGGCAGAATAATCAATGTTCTTTATCCGGTGCTCAAAGACCTATCGGATATACCAATTTTATATCTAAGCCGTTATATTGTTAAAAACAAAGGAGCTTATTATAACCTGCTGCAAAAGGTTCGGGAAGAATCTGCCTGGGAAGAATGGATACTATTTATGCTAACCGCTGTGGAAGAGACATCCCAACAGACAATCCTGATGGTGAAAGCCATCAGCAAAGCACTGCAGGATTATAAACACTTTATCAGGGCTCATCATAAATTCTACTCTCAGGACTTGATCAACAATCTGTTCTTTCATCCCTATACCAAGATTGAGTTTATGATGAGGGACTTGGGAGTTAGCCGTCATACTGCTACCAAGTATCTGGATGCTCTTTGCGAAGATAAATTACTAAAGAAGCAGAAAATAATCCGTTCTAACTATTACATAAACACTGCTCTATACGGCATTTTAACCAGGGAGATGTAA
- a CDS encoding NADP-dependent malic enzyme: protein MKELLTDLSNMAEVFSALFSPEKKSAAQTFFLKQLALSMHTFYQGKMQTLPKAGIWGFNWFNVWYTPGVSAVSTAIRDEMLKSYSLTNRSNLVAVVSDSTRVLGDGDCGIAGGLGVMEGKAMLMKYLSACDAIALCIDSRNQEGKPQAHKIIDFVKMLQPSVGAVNLEDISQPNCYTVLDELRQSCSIPVWHDDAQGTACVTLAGLLNALKLAEKELDKIKCVLFGAGASNSTIANFLLQSGLNPERLIVFDSKGSLHPCRTDLQSNPDKFKQWSLAQISNPNCVQGIENALKDADVLIALSTPGPGTIKPEWISKMAKRSIVFACANPVPEIYPYDAVNAGAFIVATGRGDFPNQINNSLGFPGILKGVLTVQASKITDSMAIAAANSLADFAVKRGITPQNIIPQMDEEDVFACEAADVALQAEKENVATLRLSWNEVYNKVRMEISNTRALCLEMMANGYIASPPPNLLAEALQQTIARFQN, encoded by the coding sequence ATGAAAGAATTATTAACTGACCTTTCCAATATGGCAGAGGTCTTTTCCGCTCTATTTTCCCCGGAGAAAAAATCCGCTGCTCAGACCTTTTTCTTAAAACAGCTTGCGCTTAGTATGCATACTTTTTATCAGGGCAAAATGCAAACCCTTCCCAAAGCAGGAATTTGGGGTTTTAATTGGTTTAATGTTTGGTACACTCCCGGGGTTTCTGCTGTCTCAACTGCCATTCGTGATGAGATGTTAAAATCCTATTCTTTAACTAATCGCAGTAACCTTGTTGCCGTTGTAAGCGATTCCACCAGGGTTTTGGGAGATGGAGATTGTGGAATTGCAGGCGGATTGGGAGTGATGGAAGGTAAAGCAATGTTAATGAAATACTTATCTGCCTGTGACGCTATTGCTTTGTGTATAGATAGTCGCAACCAGGAGGGTAAGCCCCAAGCCCATAAAATAATTGACTTCGTAAAAATGTTGCAGCCCTCAGTCGGAGCCGTTAACCTGGAAGATATTTCCCAACCCAATTGTTACACTGTTTTGGATGAACTAAGGCAGAGCTGTTCTATTCCCGTTTGGCATGATGACGCTCAAGGAACTGCCTGCGTAACTTTAGCGGGCTTGCTGAATGCCTTGAAACTGGCTGAAAAAGAGCTGGATAAAATAAAATGCGTGCTCTTTGGAGCTGGTGCTTCCAATTCTACTATTGCCAATTTTCTTTTACAGAGCGGATTAAATCCGGAGCGGTTAATCGTTTTTGACAGCAAAGGGTCTTTACATCCTTGCCGCACAGACCTGCAAAGCAATCCTGACAAATTCAAGCAGTGGTCTTTGGCGCAAATAAGCAATCCTAACTGCGTTCAGGGAATTGAAAATGCCTTAAAGGATGCTGATGTTTTAATTGCTCTCTCCACTCCGGGTCCGGGAACAATCAAACCGGAATGGATAAGTAAAATGGCAAAGCGTTCCATTGTTTTCGCCTGTGCCAATCCCGTTCCCGAAATTTATCCTTACGATGCCGTAAACGCAGGTGCCTTCATCGTTGCTACCGGAAGAGGCGATTTTCCCAATCAAATAAACAATTCCCTTGGTTTTCCCGGAATCCTGAAAGGGGTGCTAACGGTTCAGGCAAGCAAAATTACCGATAGTATGGCTATTGCGGCAGCCAATTCCTTAGCCGATTTTGCTGTTAAAAGAGGGATAACTCCCCAAAATATTATTCCCCAAATGGATGAAGAAGATGTTTTTGCCTGTGAAGCTGCCGATGTAGCTTTACAGGCAGAAAAAGAAAATGTTGCCACCCTCCGGCTTAGCTGGAATGAGGTTTATAACAAAGTGCGGATGGAAATATCCAATACTCGGGCGCTTTGTTTGGAAATGATGGCAAACGGCTATATTGCATCCCCTCCGCCCAATCTGCTGGCAGAGGCATTACAGCAAACAATTGCCAGGTTCCAAAACTAA
- a CDS encoding lysylphosphatidylglycerol synthase domain-containing protein produces MNFSGLNSFRKSTSGKIILYFLKLGLSIFILWMIFRKVNLFSALDDIIRLPWHIVSLLIVISFIRHILQFHNWYYSLQINPKFSAPKKEIVSSYLIGQTLRFAVPGGPASFAKVLYVPNSSKLSSFWSSLVEKSFMTWTTWLFTVAAGMFYYNQFPLVIWIVLLLLLVLFPWLVKWGLAHSKQFSSLTAPYAKQAPKIIAVQIVSTLLSFVQYWLILNCLLTVNFWQTWIRMALTQFSNTIPVTISGLGLREGFAIHFLAGIGFSAEKAVSASLTLFFIQDVLPALIGIYYLIKGKKL; encoded by the coding sequence ATGAATTTTAGCGGTCTTAATTCCTTTCGGAAAAGCACATCAGGCAAGATAATCCTCTATTTTTTGAAACTGGGGCTGAGTATCTTTATCCTCTGGATGATTTTTCGGAAGGTTAATTTATTCAGTGCCCTGGATGATATCATCCGTTTGCCTTGGCATATTGTTTCGCTGCTGATTGTTATCAGTTTTATCAGGCATATCCTGCAATTCCATAACTGGTATTATTCCCTGCAGATAAACCCTAAATTCTCCGCTCCCAAAAAAGAGATTGTCAGTTCATACCTGATTGGTCAGACCTTGCGTTTTGCCGTTCCGGGAGGTCCTGCCAGCTTTGCCAAAGTTCTCTATGTTCCCAATAGCAGTAAACTTTCCTCGTTCTGGAGTTCGCTGGTGGAAAAGAGTTTTATGACCTGGACTACATGGCTTTTTACAGTTGCCGCGGGAATGTTTTATTACAACCAGTTTCCTTTAGTAATCTGGATAGTTCTGTTGCTGTTGTTAGTCCTTTTCCCCTGGCTGGTAAAATGGGGTTTGGCACATAGTAAACAGTTCTCATCGCTAACAGCTCCTTATGCCAAACAGGCACCGAAAATAATTGCTGTGCAGATTGTTAGCACGCTGCTTTCCTTCGTGCAATATTGGCTAATTCTGAATTGCCTTTTAACTGTGAACTTTTGGCAAACCTGGATCAGAATGGCTCTTACTCAATTTTCCAATACTATTCCTGTTACTATCTCCGGCTTGGGTTTACGAGAGGGTTTTGCTATTCACTTTTTGGCAGGAATTGGTTTTTCAGCCGAAAAAGCTGTTTCAGCATCGCTTACTTTATTCTTCATTCAGGATGTTCTGCCAGCCCTGATAGGGATTTACTATTTGATTAAAGGAAAAAAGCTGTGA
- a CDS encoding DUF4837 family protein has translation MRKFILFLLPLLVLWGCSKGGGKTDRYTIYDNVIDHSKTLAFGDDRDVYVFCDSIAWQGLQPFIGSAIEQQINIVYPEKYFNLIMADSKEVQQLSKYKNLLFIGQLESDLPVSAYMKKVLSQDFIKRVKNTGGDLFSSENLNCCDQIVLFLLGKDAKSLQKIGALQAENIFSLLLKRFTNRQGYYAYQGKVIDPSFFDNYPFSLKIPDTFRLYSNDKVGRFLCFLYRARLENKEIPDKYISVYYEPMPENNVDLNWLITKRQEIGKKYFEGDEFDPEIVRKEPFKFKKRDGYRLLGAWKNMKYAIGGGFQSYGFWDKKTKTAYIVDGSVYFPAGDKLPVLLELYVISNSLEIK, from the coding sequence GTGCGTAAATTTATACTTTTTCTACTGCCTTTGCTTGTTCTTTGGGGTTGTTCCAAAGGGGGAGGCAAAACAGACCGCTATACTATTTATGATAATGTAATTGACCATTCCAAAACCCTGGCTTTTGGCGACGACAGGGATGTGTATGTGTTTTGCGATTCTATTGCCTGGCAAGGGCTGCAACCTTTTATTGGCAGCGCAATTGAACAGCAAATCAACATTGTTTATCCGGAAAAGTATTTTAATCTTATTATGGCAGATAGCAAGGAAGTGCAACAACTTTCCAAATATAAGAACCTGCTGTTTATTGGTCAGTTGGAAAGCGATTTGCCCGTTTCGGCTTATATGAAAAAAGTGCTTAGCCAGGATTTTATTAAGAGAGTGAAAAACACCGGCGGAGACCTCTTTTCCAGTGAAAACCTCAATTGCTGTGATCAAATTGTGCTTTTTCTTTTAGGTAAGGATGCCAAATCCCTGCAAAAAATAGGAGCTCTGCAAGCGGAAAACATTTTTTCCCTGCTTCTGAAGCGTTTTACTAACCGTCAGGGCTATTATGCCTATCAGGGAAAAGTGATAGACCCCTCTTTTTTTGATAACTATCCTTTTTCTTTGAAGATTCCTGATACTTTCCGGTTGTATTCTAACGATAAAGTTGGCAGGTTTCTCTGCTTTCTATACAGAGCCCGTTTGGAAAACAAAGAAATTCCCGATAAATATATCTCGGTTTACTATGAACCGATGCCGGAAAACAATGTTGACCTGAATTGGCTGATTACCAAACGCCAGGAAATAGGGAAAAAATACTTTGAAGGGGATGAATTTGACCCGGAAATTGTGCGTAAAGAGCCCTTCAAGTTCAAAAAACGCGATGGTTACCGTCTCTTAGGTGCCTGGAAAAATATGAAATATGCTATCGGTGGCGGTTTTCAGAGTTACGGCTTTTGGGATAAAAAAACCAAAACTGCCTATATTGTAGATGGCAGCGTTTATTTTCCCGCCGGAGATAAACTTCCCGTTCTGCTGGAATTGTATGTTATCTCCAATTCCCTGGAAATTAAATGA
- the pgsA gene encoding CDP-diacylglycerol--glycerol-3-phosphate 3-phosphatidyltransferase, with protein MTRHLPNYLTVFRILLVPVFLYFLFLSAIPARIIIALLIFIIAAITDYLDGMLARKMNLISDFGKLMDPLADKLIVLSALAGLCWLPPFQISIAVFFIILARELVITILREVYQKKGIVVAADIFGKLKTVLQMAGIIVAFAFWAFISSVPQPIILIINIWFWFVALITVLSGLNYIITIAKKD; from the coding sequence ATGACCCGCCACTTACCTAATTATTTAACCGTTTTCCGCATCCTGCTGGTGCCGGTATTTCTCTATTTCCTGTTTTTAAGCGCAATTCCAGCCCGCATTATAATTGCGCTGCTAATTTTTATAATAGCAGCAATTACGGACTACCTGGATGGAATGTTGGCACGCAAAATGAATTTAATTAGCGATTTTGGTAAGCTGATGGACCCTTTGGCAGATAAACTTATAGTTCTTTCTGCCTTGGCAGGTTTATGCTGGCTTCCTCCTTTTCAAATCAGTATTGCCGTATTCTTTATTATTCTGGCTCGGGAACTGGTCATTACTATTCTGCGGGAAGTTTATCAGAAAAAGGGTATTGTGGTGGCAGCCGATATTTTCGGTAAGCTGAAAACTGTGCTGCAAATGGCAGGCATCATCGTTGCTTTTGCTTTTTGGGCTTTTATCAGTTCCGTTCCGCAGCCGATAATTCTGATTATCAATATCTGGTTTTGGTTTGTGGCATTGATAACCGTGCTTAGTGGTTTAAACTATATAATAACAATAGCAAAAAAGGACTGA
- the nadA gene encoding quinolinate synthase NadA, which yields MGKDTLIKEIKRLKTEKNALILAHNYQNIDIQDLADFRGDSLQLSILAKEVKAPVIVFCGVKFMAETAAILNPESTILLPAIDAGCPMADMITLKQLQAFKQNYPGSPVVCYVNSSVEVKAASDVCCTSSNAVKILQSFSTDKPILFVPDRNLGSWAAQQSGKKVITWDGYCLVHQYCFSVEDVLAVKSKYPDYKLLVHPECDPQIIKYADLVISTGGMVDWVKNNDKAIIATEIGLTEYLQHIYPEKSLILLSPKAICKNMKKTTLENVYNALKDNQYVISVEPNTAQKAKKAIDRMLELSR from the coding sequence ATGGGAAAAGATACACTAATTAAGGAAATAAAACGCCTGAAGACGGAAAAAAATGCCCTGATTCTGGCTCATAATTACCAAAATATAGATATTCAAGACCTGGCAGATTTTCGGGGTGATTCTTTACAACTTTCAATTTTGGCGAAAGAAGTGAAAGCACCGGTAATTGTTTTCTGCGGGGTGAAATTTATGGCAGAAACCGCAGCCATATTAAATCCCGAATCTACAATATTGCTTCCTGCCATTGATGCCGGTTGTCCAATGGCAGATATGATTACCCTAAAACAACTGCAGGCATTTAAACAAAATTATCCCGGTTCCCCGGTGGTGTGTTATGTAAATTCATCTGTGGAAGTGAAAGCCGCAAGTGATGTTTGCTGCACATCCTCCAATGCCGTTAAAATTCTGCAGTCCTTTAGCACAGACAAGCCGATTTTATTTGTTCCGGACCGTAATTTGGGTTCCTGGGCTGCCCAACAAAGCGGCAAAAAAGTAATAACCTGGGATGGATACTGTCTGGTTCATCAATATTGTTTCAGCGTAGAAGATGTTTTAGCTGTAAAAAGTAAATATCCCGATTATAAACTCTTAGTGCATCCGGAATGCGATCCGCAGATTATAAAGTATGCCGATTTGGTAATTTCTACCGGCGGAATGGTGGATTGGGTGAAAAATAACGATAAAGCAATAATCGCTACCGAAATTGGGCTAACGGAATATCTGCAGCATATCTATCCGGAAAAATCGCTGATTCTTCTTTCCCCAAAGGCAATCTGTAAAAATATGAAAAAGACCACCCTGGAAAATGTTTATAATGCCTTGAAGGATAATCAATATGTAATTAGCGTGGAACCAAACACGGCACAAAAAGCAAAAAAAGCTATAGACCGAATGCTGGAGCTTTCAAGGTAA
- the dut gene encoding dUTP diphosphatase — MKIALQKLTPTATLPQKMTEHSSGFDLFADILEPVTLAPMERKPIPSGIAIEIPEGYEAQIRPRSGLSITLGLSVVNSPGTIDSDYRGEIRVILINLGNEPIRIEPQMRIAQIVFCPIIIPELVEKTMLSASLRQDGGFGHTGQ; from the coding sequence ATGAAAATAGCTCTTCAAAAATTAACTCCCACGGCTACCCTGCCGCAAAAAATGACGGAACACTCCTCCGGCTTTGATTTATTTGCCGATATTTTAGAGCCGGTAACTTTGGCACCGATGGAGCGTAAACCTATCCCTTCCGGAATAGCCATTGAAATTCCTGAGGGCTATGAAGCTCAAATAAGACCTCGCAGCGGATTATCCATCACCTTAGGTTTAAGTGTGGTAAATAGTCCCGGAACAATTGATTCCGATTACCGCGGAGAAATTAGAGTAATTTTGATTAACCTCGGTAATGAACCAATTCGGATTGAACCCCAAATGCGGATAGCACAAATTGTCTTCTGTCCGATAATAATTCCAGAACTGGTGGAAAAAACTATGCTTTCCGCAAGTTTAAGACAAGATGGCGGTTTTGGTCATACAGGACAGTAA
- a CDS encoding polyprenyl synthetase family protein: protein MDRKLLLKRDMKEKQELVNIILDRFLPRKDEYPKDLHKAMRYSVFAGGKRLRPYLTMTAFEMFNPEIELITPVAAAIEMIHTYSLIHDDLPDIDNDDLRRGKKSCHTVYGEGVALLAGDALLLSAFELVTLAELEAKLKVQFVHDLAKEAGIKGLIAGQMVDIESESKKVDKKTLNYIHENKTARLINLSLRFGALAGEAKEEELKILDEYGKLIGLVFQIVDDLLDIEGTQEDMGKTLGKDVASAKATFPAVYGIAESHKKAEDLTSQARAILVPLGEKALKLDILAEYLLGRKG, encoded by the coding sequence ATGGATAGAAAGTTACTTTTAAAGAGGGATATGAAAGAAAAGCAGGAACTGGTGAATATTATTTTAGACCGTTTTCTGCCACGCAAAGATGAATATCCTAAAGACCTGCATAAGGCAATGCGTTATAGTGTTTTTGCCGGTGGTAAACGCTTAAGACCTTATTTAACGATGACTGCCTTTGAAATGTTCAATCCCGAGATTGAATTGATTACGCCTGTTGCCGCTGCCATAGAAATGATTCATACTTATTCCTTGATTCACGACGATTTGCCGGATATTGATAATGACGATTTGCGACGCGGCAAAAAATCCTGCCATACTGTTTATGGTGAAGGAGTTGCTCTGCTGGCTGGCGATGCCTTACTCTTAAGTGCTTTTGAATTAGTTACCTTAGCTGAGCTGGAGGCAAAGCTGAAAGTACAATTTGTTCACGATTTGGCTAAAGAAGCCGGAATTAAAGGTTTAATTGCAGGTCAGATGGTAGATATTGAATCCGAAAGCAAAAAAGTAGATAAAAAGACCCTGAATTATATTCACGAAAACAAAACTGCCCGCCTGATAAACTTGAGTTTGCGTTTTGGAGCTCTTGCCGGAGAAGCGAAAGAAGAGGAATTGAAAATTTTAGATGAATATGGCAAGTTGATTGGACTGGTTTTTCAGATTGTAGATGATTTACTGGATATTGAAGGAACACAGGAAGATATGGGAAAAACTCTCGGCAAGGATGTTGCCAGTGCAAAAGCTACATTTCCTGCCGTTTACGGCATTGCTGAATCCCATAAAAAAGCGGAAGATTTAACTTCGCAGGCAAGAGCAATTCTGGTTCCCTTAGGAGAAAAGGCATTGAAACTGGACATTCTGGCTGAATATCTATTAGGTAGAAAAGGATGA
- the xseB gene encoding exodeoxyribonuclease VII small subunit produces MIDKITLFLYKEMLKKYTGEVKMDIDQEKINAMSFEDSLKELENIVNRLSTGETSLDELLSLYEAGVAYYKHCESRLGAAEAKIKILSEQLSSIPGSEGNNG; encoded by the coding sequence GTGATTGACAAAATAACATTATTCCTTTATAAGGAAATGCTAAAAAAATATACCGGCGAGGTGAAAATGGACATAGATCAGGAGAAAATTAACGCTATGAGCTTTGAGGACTCCTTGAAAGAGCTGGAAAATATTGTAAACCGCTTATCTACAGGAGAAACCAGTTTAGATGAATTGCTATCGCTGTATGAAGCTGGCGTTGCTTATTATAAACACTGTGAAAGCCGTTTAGGAGCAGCCGAGGCAAAAATTAAAATCCTCAGCGAACAGCTATCCTCTATACCCGGTTCAGAAGGCAATAATGGATAG